The Salipiger sp. CCB-MM3 sequence CGAATGACCCGACACACCGACGTCCCCCACACAGACACTTCCCGAAAGGCGCCGCGATGACGCAAATTGCAACCTCCCTGGTGGGGATCATGGTCCTGCTGCTGGGCTCGGGCCTGTGGATCGGCCTTGGCCTCATTGCCACCGGCGTGGCGATGATCGCGCTGTTCCGTCCGCAGATGCCCTTCCTGAAACTGCTCTCGCAGCAGTCGTGGAACGTGCTCTCTTCGCCGGAACTGCTGGCGCTGCCGCTGTTCATCCTGATGGCAGAGGTGCTGTTCCGCACCAATATCTCGGCCTCGCTGTTCACCGGCCTCACCCCGTGGCTGCGCCGCGTGCCGGGACGGCTGACCCATATCAACGTCCTGGGCTGCACGCTCTTCGCCTCGGTCTGCGGCTCGTCTGCTGCGACCACGGTGACGGTGGGACGGATCACCGCGGGCGAGTTGCTGAAGCGCGGCTACAACCGCGATCTGGTGATCGGCTCGCTGGCCGGCGCTGGCACGCTGGGCTTCCTGATCCCGCCTTCGACCATCATGATCATCTACGGCGTCATGGCCGAGGAATCGATCCTGCGCCTCTTCATGGCGGGCATCCTGCCCGGCGCGCTGCTGGCCGTGGCCTATATGGGCTACATCGGCATCCGCGCGAAACTCTCGCCCGAGACCATCGGCGAGGCCCCGCCCCCGTCGAGCCTGATGGACAAGCTGCGCGCGCTCACCGACCTTGGCCCGCTGCTGCTGCTGATCGTCTTCGTGATCGGCTCGATGTATGGCGGTATCGCCTCGCCCACCGAGGCCGCAGCCGCAGGTGTGATCGGCGCCATGGTGATCGGCTTCGCGCAGCGCAAGCTCGACCTCAAGGGGCTGCTCGCCGCTTCCCGCCAAGCGGCCGAGAACAGTGCGATGATCGGCCTCATCATGGTCGGCGCCATGTTCCTGTCGACCGCCATCGGCTATCTCGGCCTGCCGCGCTACATCGCCGGGGTGATCAACGGCTGGGGCCTGTCGCCGCTGGCGCTGATCGCGGTGCTGCTGGTGTTCTACATCCTGCTCGGCATGGTGATGGAAGGGCTGGCGATCATCGTCATGACGCTGCCGATCACCCTGCCGCTGGTCGAGGCTGCGGGCTATGACAAGGTTTGGTTCGGCGTGTTCATCGTGATCGTCGTCGAGATGGCGCAGATCTCGCCGCCGGTGGGCTTCAACCTGACGGTGCTGCAACGCCTCACCGGCGACAGCATCGGCAAGATCACCCGCGCGACCATGCCGTTCTTCCTGATCATGGCGGCCTTCGTCTTCCTGATCGCGCTTTTCCCGCAGATCGTCAGCATCGTGCCGGACCTGATGCGGGGCTAAGGCCCCGCAGCCACCACTCACGGAGGCTCCGCGCATGAAAAAGCCCCCGGCCATCTGGCCGGGGGCTTTCGTTTCAGCGCCTTACGGATCAGGAGGCGAAGAGGCCGTCGAAATCGGCAAAGCCCTTGATCTCGATCGGGTTGCCCGAGGGATCGAAGAAGAACATGGTGCGCTGCTCGCCCGGCTCGCCTTCGAAGCGGATCACCGGCGGGATGTCGAACGCGATCCCTTTGGCGGCGAGGCGGTCCGCCAGCGCCTTCCAGTCATCGAGGCGCAGCACCGCGCCCATGTGCGGCATCATCACCATATGCTCGCCGACCTTGCCGGTGCGGGTCACCGGGAAGGGCTCGCCGAGGTGCAGCGACAGCTGGTGACCGAAGAAGTCGAAATCGACCCAAGTGTCGGTCGAACGGCCTTCTTCGCAGCCGAGCACATCGCCGTAGAAGGCGCGGGTCTCGTCAAGGTCTGTGACGTGAATCGCGAGGTGGAAGAGGGATTTCATATTGCGTTCCAGTGTCTTGAGTGTGTCAGCGAAGGGTGATTTGGCGCGGCAGTGACGACAGCGGTTCGGCGCCGGTCTCGGTGACGATCACCGTTTCCGACACGCCCACCGTAAAGCGTCCGTAGTCACGCAGGGTGATGGGCAGGTGGAACACCATGCCCGGTTCAAGCGGCGTCTCGACGCCGGTGAAGAGCGACAGGATCGCGCCCTCGCCCCAATCCGGGGCAAAGGCCGCGCCCATGGAATAGCCCGCGCGCTTGCGGAAAGCGGCGGTGAAGCCCGCGGCGTCGATGACCTGCTGCGCTGCCTCATGCGGGACCGAGCAGGCGACACCGGGGCGCATCGCCGCCAGCGCGGCATCCAGGCCGCGCAGCGCCGTGTCCATCATCTGCTGCGCGGTCTCGGGCGGTGTGCCGATCCAGACCGAGCGCATCAGCGCGGCGTGGTAGCGGTCATGGCTGGCGGCCAGTTCGAGGAAGACGCCGTCACCCTCTTCGAGCAGGCGCCGCCGCCATGTGGCGTGCGGGATGCCCGAGCGCGGGCCGGAACTGACCAGCGGCTCCATCGCCATCGCCTCGGATCCGGCCTCGATCGCCGCGGCGGTCATCGCGGCGGCAATGGTGTTCTCGCTCGCGCCGGCCCGGCAGGCCTCGATCGCGGCGGCCATGCCCGCCTCGGCATAGCCCGCCGCCAGCCGCAGCGCGGCCAGCTCGCGCGGGGATTTCACCGCGCGCAGCGCTTCGGTCCAGCCCGAGCCGTCGAGCAGCGACACGCCCGAGAGCGCGGTCTCGATCCGGCCCATCATGTCGGGGCTGACGAACCAGCCCGAGCGCTCGACCGCAAGCCGCTCGATCCCCTGCGCGCGCACAAGCGCGGCCAGCGCCGCCGCCGGGTCCTGCCCGTCCTGCCATGTGTGGACCCCATCGAACCACGCATCTGCGCGGGCGCCGGTCTCTTCGAGCTGGCGTACCAGCAGCACCGGCTCGCCCTCGGCGGGCATGATCAGCGCCTGAAAGGCGAAATAGCCCGCGGTCTGGCGTCCGGCGGTCCAGAAGATGTTTTCCGGCCCGGTCAGCAGCAGGGCGTCGGCCCCCTCGGCGCGGAGGCGTACCTGCAGCGCGGCGGCGCGGGCGCGAAACTCCTCGGCGGGAAAAACGGCGGCGCTGCCCGCGAGCGCGGCAGGGGTCTGGAGTATCTGGTTCATGGGGTCCTCAGGAAGCGTTGAACGTGCCGAGGAACCGCGCCCGGACGTGATCGAAATGCCCGGCCATGCGGGCCGCGGCGAGCTCTGCGTCATGCGCGGCGATGGCGTCGATGATCTCGACATGCTCGCGCGCCTGATCGACGAAAGTGTCATAGGTGCGGGTCAGCGAGCAGCGCCGCGCAATGCCGCGCTGCTCGTCGAGGATGGCGGGCAGAAGATCGAGCCGCGCCGCCTCGGCCACCGCGTGGTGAAAGGCACCGTCGGCCTGCCAGAAGGCATCGAAACTGACCGGATCCCCATCGACGATGGCCTGCATCTGCGTGCGAATCTCCAGCAGCCGCTCGGTGGCGCCAAAGCGGGCGGCGCGGCCCGCGGCGGCGCTTTCCAGCGTCTGGCGCAGGTGTACGATCTGCAAAAGCTGCTCGACCGTCACCGACCGCACCAGCACCACGCCATTGCTCAGCCGGTCGACCATGCCCTCGCTCTCGAGGCGCGAGATCGCCGCGCGCAGCGGCGTCCGCGACACACCCAGCGTTTCGGTCAGCGCGCGCTCCGACAGCACGGTTTCCGCCGGGATCGTGCCCGAGACGATGTCGTCGCGCAGCCGCGCGTAGGCGGTTTCGGCCAGCGTCGCTCCGCTCATCCGGCGCTCTCCTGCACGATGGCGAGATAAACGGCGGCGACGGCGCGGGCGAGATCGGCCTCATCCATCGCTTCTTCGGGGCAATGGCTGCCGTTCCAGTTGCGGATGAAGACCATAACGCTGTCCCAGCCCGCCGCGCCGAAGGCCGCCGCG is a genomic window containing:
- a CDS encoding VOC family protein, giving the protein MKSLFHLAIHVTDLDETRAFYGDVLGCEEGRSTDTWVDFDFFGHQLSLHLGEPFPVTRTGKVGEHMVMMPHMGAVLRLDDWKALADRLAAKGIAFDIPPVIRFEGEPGEQRTMFFFDPSGNPIEIKGFADFDGLFAS
- a CDS encoding TRAP transporter large permease encodes the protein MTQIATSLVGIMVLLLGSGLWIGLGLIATGVAMIALFRPQMPFLKLLSQQSWNVLSSPELLALPLFILMAEVLFRTNISASLFTGLTPWLRRVPGRLTHINVLGCTLFASVCGSSAATTVTVGRITAGELLKRGYNRDLVIGSLAGAGTLGFLIPPSTIMIIYGVMAEESILRLFMAGILPGALLAVAYMGYIGIRAKLSPETIGEAPPPSSLMDKLRALTDLGPLLLLIVFVIGSMYGGIASPTEAAAAGVIGAMVIGFAQRKLDLKGLLAASRQAAENSAMIGLIMVGAMFLSTAIGYLGLPRYIAGVINGWGLSPLALIAVLLVFYILLGMVMEGLAIIVMTLPITLPLVEAAGYDKVWFGVFIVIVVEMAQISPPVGFNLTVLQRLTGDSIGKITRATMPFFLIMAAFVFLIALFPQIVSIVPDLMRG
- a CDS encoding M24 family metallopeptidase yields the protein MNQILQTPAALAGSAAVFPAEEFRARAAALQVRLRAEGADALLLTGPENIFWTAGRQTAGYFAFQALIMPAEGEPVLLVRQLEETGARADAWFDGVHTWQDGQDPAAALAALVRAQGIERLAVERSGWFVSPDMMGRIETALSGVSLLDGSGWTEALRAVKSPRELAALRLAAGYAEAGMAAAIEACRAGASENTIAAAMTAAAIEAGSEAMAMEPLVSSGPRSGIPHATWRRRLLEEGDGVFLELAASHDRYHAALMRSVWIGTPPETAQQMMDTALRGLDAALAAMRPGVACSVPHEAAQQVIDAAGFTAAFRKRAGYSMGAAFAPDWGEGAILSLFTGVETPLEPGMVFHLPITLRDYGRFTVGVSETVIVTETGAEPLSSLPRQITLR
- a CDS encoding GntR family transcriptional regulator, whose product is MSGATLAETAYARLRDDIVSGTIPAETVLSERALTETLGVSRTPLRAAISRLESEGMVDRLSNGVVLVRSVTVEQLLQIVHLRQTLESAAAGRAARFGATERLLEIRTQMQAIVDGDPVSFDAFWQADGAFHHAVAEAARLDLLPAILDEQRGIARRCSLTRTYDTFVDQAREHVEIIDAIAAHDAELAAARMAGHFDHVRARFLGTFNAS